In Nocardioides sp. WS12, the DNA window AACCGCAACGCCCACAACGAGGCGGAGTCCCACGAGGGCCTCGTCAAGCTGCTCGAGGCCGGCAACCTCGACGGCCCGAGCGGCGCCTACGAGTTCCTGCGCCGCCACATCGACGACGCCGAGGTCGAGGTCATCGAGGCGCTCGGGCTGGAGTAGAGGTTCTGCCCACCTGACAGACTTGCCGAATGCTGGCCTTCCTCTCCCGATGGGCGATCACTGCGGCTGCGGTCGCGCTCGCCGCCCAACTCATCGACGGCATCTGGTTCACCGGCGCCGACACGGGGCGCGCGGAGATCGAGGACAAGATCCTCCCGCTGCTCGCGGTCGCCCTCATCTCGTGCGCGATCACCTCGCTGGTCAAGCCGGTCCTGATCTTCCTGTCGTTCCCGTTCATCCTCGTGACGCTCGGCCTGTTCCTGCTCGTCCTGAACGCCCTGCTCCTGCGCCTGACGGCCTGGCTGGCCGACGTCGTCGACATCGGCTTCCGCGTCGACGGGTTCTGGCCGGCCGTGGGCGGGGCGATCATCATCAGCATCACGACGTGGTTCCTCGACGCCATGGTGGGCGTCGAGGACGACTGACCGTGGCGAGCGCTCCGCCGCCGCGCACGCCCGGCCGCTACCGGATCACTGTGGTCTGCCTGGGCAACATCTGCCGGTCCCCGATGGCCGACGTCGTCCTGTCCGCCCGCGTCGTCGCTGCAGGTCTGGACGATGCCGTCGAGGTCGTCAGTGCCGGCACGGGCGGCTGGCACGCCGGCGACCCGATGGACAGCCGGGCAGCCGCACTCCTCACCAGCGAGGGGTACGACGCCAGTCGGCACCGCGCCCAGCAGGTGCAGCCGTCGTGGCTCGATGACTTCGACCTCGTCCTCACCATGGACCGCGACAACCTGCGCGACGTGCGTGGCCTGGCCGCCGGCCCGGTCGACGGGACGCGGGTCCGGCCGTTCCGCGACTTCGATCCCGAGGAACCGGGTGGCGAAGTGCCCGACCCGTACTACGGCGGGACCTCCGGCTTCCGCGACGTCCTGACGATGGTCGAGCGCACCGCCGACGTACTGGTGGCCGAGGTCACCGTCGCACTCGGCCACTGAGGCTCGCGCCGACTGGTGCTACTCACCAGTCACCCTTACTTTGCTAGGACGTCCTACTAAATGGGGCGGTGGACCGGAGCTGAGGAGAAGCGGATGAGCATCGAACGCGTCGGAGTGGTCGGAGGCGGCCTGATGGGGTCGGGCATCGCAGAGGTGTGCGCCCGCGCCGGCAAGGACGTGATCGTTGTCGAGTCCTCCCCCGCCGCCGTCGAAGCGGCCCGGCACCGCCTGGAGAACTCGCTGAAGAAGGCGGAGAGCCGCGGCAAGATCGAGTCCGCCGACGCCGTACTCAACCGGATCCGGGTGGTCGACAGCCTCCAGGAGCTCGCCGACCGCGACCTCGTGATCGAGGCGATCGTCGAGGACGAGAAGGCCAAGACGGACCTGTTCCGCCAGCTCGACGCCATCGTCACCAGCCCGGATGCGCTGCTCGCGTCGAACACGTCCTCGATCCCGATCATGAAGCTCGCGGTCGTGACCCAGCGCCCCAGCCACGTGCTCGGCATCCACTTCTTCAACCCGGTGCCGGTGCTCAAGCTCGTCGAGCTCGTGCCCTCGCTGATGACCGCGCCGGAGACCGTCGAGCGCGCCCGCACGTTCGTCGAGGGAGACCTCGGCAAGAACGCCATCGACTGCCAGGACCGCGCCGGCTTCGTCGTCAACGCCCTGCTGGTCCCGTTCATCCTCTCGGCCATCCGGATGCTCGAGTCCGGCTTCGCCACCGCCGAGGACATCGACCAGGGCTTCGTGCTCGGCGCCGCCCACCCGCAGGGCCCGCTCGCCCTGGCCGACCTGATCGGCCTCGACACCACCCGCGCGATCGCCGAGTCCCTCTACGAGGAGTTCAAGGAGCCGCTCTACACGGCCCCGCCGCTCCTCAACCGCATGGTCGAAGCGGGCCTGCTCGGCCGCAAGACCGGCCGCGGCTTCTACACGTACAACTGACGATTCCCCGCGCTCAGCCCGCACCTGGTGCGTGCTGAGCGCGGGGAAGACGCACTTCATTCACGCGGCCGTCCACAGGCTGCGCCCGCGGGGCTGGTCGAAGGTCCTCCGCGGTGCCAGCCTGCGCGCATGCCACGACACCTCGACATCAACCATCCCGGCCTGCAGGAACTGCTGAGGCGGGAACAGAACGGCGTCGTGTCGCGCCAGCAGCTGCTCGACCTCGGCGCAACCGACCACGACATCGCCCGCATGCTTCGTCGCCGCGAACTCCATGCCGCCCAGCCCGGCGTGTACGTCGACCACACCGGCCGCCTGACCCGGGCCCAGCGCGAGTGGGTGGCGCTGTTCACGTGTGCACCCGCGGCGCTGAGCCACGAGTCGGCCATGCCCGGCAGCGACCCGTCCGTGGTCCATGTCTGTGTTGACCAGCGCCGCACCCTCGCGCGGATCGCCGGCGTCGTCGTCCACCGCACCTCGCACCTCCAGAACCGGGTCGACTGGCACAGCCGACCGCCTCGGGTTCAGCCGGAGCACGCGACGATCGACGTCATCGAGGCCCGCATACGTTCCGGGGACGTGGCGGGCGCCTACGCCGCCGTGACCCGCGCCTGCCACACCCGCGAGGTGGTGCCGCGAATGCTCCGAGCCGCTCTGGCCGAACGCAAACACGTCACTCAGCGCCGGATGGTCGTCGGCATGATCGACGACGTCGAACAGGGCGCGAACTCCGTGCTCGAGCGCGGCTACCTCCAACTGGTCGAGCGCGCGCACGGCTTGCCGCGCTCCCGGCGTCAGCGAACGAGCCACGCAACCGGCAAGCGGACCGACCAGCACGTCCGCTACGAGGAGTACGGCGTCATCGTCGAACCCGACGGGCGCGCATTCCACGATTCACCGGAAGCCCGGGACGTCGATGCGCGGCGGGACCTCGCCGAACGTGCCGTCAGCGGTGCCGTGACGCTGCGGGTGACCTACGGGCTGGTGTTCAACGACGCGTGCCGTACGGCGGCGTGGATCGGCCAGGTCCTGCAGCGCTGCGGCTGGCAGGGCGAGGTCC includes these proteins:
- a CDS encoding phage holin family protein — protein: MLAFLSRWAITAAAVALAAQLIDGIWFTGADTGRAEIEDKILPLLAVALISCAITSLVKPVLIFLSFPFILVTLGLFLLVLNALLLRLTAWLADVVDIGFRVDGFWPAVGGAIIISITTWFLDAMVGVEDD
- a CDS encoding low molecular weight protein-tyrosine-phosphatase, producing MASAPPPRTPGRYRITVVCLGNICRSPMADVVLSARVVAAGLDDAVEVVSAGTGGWHAGDPMDSRAAALLTSEGYDASRHRAQQVQPSWLDDFDLVLTMDRDNLRDVRGLAAGPVDGTRVRPFRDFDPEEPGGEVPDPYYGGTSGFRDVLTMVERTADVLVAEVTVALGH
- a CDS encoding 3-hydroxybutyryl-CoA dehydrogenase: MSIERVGVVGGGLMGSGIAEVCARAGKDVIVVESSPAAVEAARHRLENSLKKAESRGKIESADAVLNRIRVVDSLQELADRDLVIEAIVEDEKAKTDLFRQLDAIVTSPDALLASNTSSIPIMKLAVVTQRPSHVLGIHFFNPVPVLKLVELVPSLMTAPETVERARTFVEGDLGKNAIDCQDRAGFVVNALLVPFILSAIRMLESGFATAEDIDQGFVLGAAHPQGPLALADLIGLDTTRAIAESLYEEFKEPLYTAPPLLNRMVEAGLLGRKTGRGFYTYN
- a CDS encoding type IV toxin-antitoxin system AbiEi family antitoxin domain-containing protein — protein: MPRHLDINHPGLQELLRREQNGVVSRQQLLDLGATDHDIARMLRRRELHAAQPGVYVDHTGRLTRAQREWVALFTCAPAALSHESAMPGSDPSVVHVCVDQRRTLARIAGVVVHRTSHLQNRVDWHSRPPRVQPEHATIDVIEARIRSGDVAGAYAAVTRACHTREVVPRMLRAALAERKHVTQRRMVVGMIDDVEQGANSVLERGYLQLVERAHGLPRSRRQRTSHATGKRTDQHVRYEEYGVIVEPDGRAFHDSPEARDVDARRDLAERAVSGAVTLRVTYGLVFNDACRTAAWIGQVLQRCGWQGEVQRCPQCA